A genomic window from Lepisosteus oculatus isolate fLepOcu1 chromosome 27, fLepOcu1.hap2, whole genome shotgun sequence includes:
- the LOC138225221 gene encoding B-cell receptor CD22-like isoform X1: MGVEDSLRSWGATLLILPGVLFGQWAVRYPESSVCAVRGSSVVFNCSYDYPQSKVDTVLWCKDSCFTGKAMKDKFVYSNKSGSILPEYLNRTEYLGDKQKTCTVKIKDIRTSDQGTYRFRFETDYPGGKWTSKSGVSLSVSEFKVWRSPSGETAAVREGDSVTLTCDTVSCSPAQTQLTWFKNDQPLSHTQTAANTLHFNPVSSGHSGRYSCAPRDTTGSRSPPFPLDVQYAPKGTSVSISPSGAIAEGSSVTLTCSSSANPAVKNYSWFKISGTGPLYKGANYTIINISSADSGQYYCEAQNEIGALNSTAVNLTVTGPGSSLLLAAVLGAVLLLIIVLAMALFAVRRRKSGPTEEENSDTQAAVDHLYDNVTQSHTPERQQGQITPAQETEVNYSTVNFKPKTPRSRPLGEVTDDASVVYSSVNRNVRCGDETEDPSSLYSTVVKTQTH; the protein is encoded by the exons ATGGGTGTTGAAGACTCCCTCCGCTCATGGGGGGCGACTCTGCTAATCCTGCCTG GTGTCCTCTTTGGCCAGTGGGCTGTGAGGTATCCAGAGAGCTCTGTCTGTGCTGTGAGAGGCTCCTCTGTGGTCTTCAACTGTTCCTATGATTATCCTCAGTCTAAAGTGGACACTGTGCTGTGGTGTAAGGATTCATGTTTCACTGGAAAAGCAATGAAAGATAAATTTGTTTACAGCAATAAAAGTGGTTCTATCTTACCTGAATACCTGAACAGAACAGAGTATCTGGGGGATAAACAGAAGACCTGCACTGTGAAGATAAAGGATATAAGAACCTCTGACCAGGGGACATATAGATTCAGATTTGAAACTGATTATCCTGGGGGTAAATGGACTAGTAAGTCTGGAGTGAGTCTCTCAGTGTCGG AATTCAAGGTGTGGAGGAGCCCATCAGGGGAGACTGCAGCAGTGAGAGAAGGAGACAGTGTGACCCTGACCTGTGACACAGTGAGCTGCTCTCCAGCACAGACACAGCTCACCTGGTTTAAGAATGACCagcccctctcacacacacagacagcagcaaaCACACTTCACTTCAATCCTGTTTCCTCTGGACACTCTGGACGTTACTCCTGTGCTCCTAGAGACACTACAGGCAGCAGATCTCCACCGTTCCCTCTGGATGTTCAGT ACGCCCCCAAGGGCACCTCAGTGTCCATCAGCCCCTCTGGTGCAATAGCAGAAGGCAGTTCTGTCACCCTGACCTGCAGCAGCTCTGCAAACCCTGCAGTGAAGAACTACAGCTGGTTTAAGATCAGTGGAACTGGTCCATTATATAAAGGAGCCAACTACACCATCATTAACATCAGCTCTGCAGACAGTGGACAGTACTACTGTGAAGCACAGAATGAGATTGGAGCTCTGAACTCTACTGCTGTGAATCTCACTGTAACAG GCCCAGGCAGCTCACTCCTGCTTGCAGCTGTACTGGGAGCTGTGCTGCTGCTCATCATTGTGCTGGCCATGGCTCTCTTCGCTGTCCGGAG GAGGAAGTCTGGCCCAACTGAAGAGGAGAACAGTGACACACAG GCAGCTGTAGATCACCTGTATGACAATGtgacacagtcacacacccCAGAGAGACAGCAGGGCCAGATCACTCCAGCACAAGAGACTGAGGTCAACTACTCAACAGTGAACTTCAAACCCAAGACACCCAG GAGCCGCCCCCTTGGAGAGGTGACAGACGATGCCTCGGTGGTCTACAGCTCAGTGAACAG AAATGTTCGCTGTGGCGACGAGACGGAGGACCCCTCCTCTCTGTACAGCACAGTGGTGAAAACCCAGACACACTGA
- the LOC138225221 gene encoding B-cell receptor CD22-like isoform X2: protein MGVEDSLRSWGATLLILPEFKVWRSPSGETAAVREGDSVTLTCDTVSCSPAQTQLTWFKNDQPLSHTQTAANTLHFNPVSSGHSGRYSCAPRDTTGSRSPPFPLDVQYAPKGTSVSISPSGAIAEGSSVTLTCSSSANPAVKNYSWFKISGTGPLYKGANYTIINISSADSGQYYCEAQNEIGALNSTAVNLTVTGPGSSLLLAAVLGAVLLLIIVLAMALFAVRRRKSGPTEEENSDTQAAVDHLYDNVTQSHTPERQQGQITPAQETEVNYSTVNFKPKTPRSRPLGEVTDDASVVYSSVNRNVRCGDETEDPSSLYSTVVKTQTH, encoded by the exons ATGGGTGTTGAAGACTCCCTCCGCTCATGGGGGGCGACTCTGCTAATCCTGCCTG AATTCAAGGTGTGGAGGAGCCCATCAGGGGAGACTGCAGCAGTGAGAGAAGGAGACAGTGTGACCCTGACCTGTGACACAGTGAGCTGCTCTCCAGCACAGACACAGCTCACCTGGTTTAAGAATGACCagcccctctcacacacacagacagcagcaaaCACACTTCACTTCAATCCTGTTTCCTCTGGACACTCTGGACGTTACTCCTGTGCTCCTAGAGACACTACAGGCAGCAGATCTCCACCGTTCCCTCTGGATGTTCAGT ACGCCCCCAAGGGCACCTCAGTGTCCATCAGCCCCTCTGGTGCAATAGCAGAAGGCAGTTCTGTCACCCTGACCTGCAGCAGCTCTGCAAACCCTGCAGTGAAGAACTACAGCTGGTTTAAGATCAGTGGAACTGGTCCATTATATAAAGGAGCCAACTACACCATCATTAACATCAGCTCTGCAGACAGTGGACAGTACTACTGTGAAGCACAGAATGAGATTGGAGCTCTGAACTCTACTGCTGTGAATCTCACTGTAACAG GCCCAGGCAGCTCACTCCTGCTTGCAGCTGTACTGGGAGCTGTGCTGCTGCTCATCATTGTGCTGGCCATGGCTCTCTTCGCTGTCCGGAG GAGGAAGTCTGGCCCAACTGAAGAGGAGAACAGTGACACACAG GCAGCTGTAGATCACCTGTATGACAATGtgacacagtcacacacccCAGAGAGACAGCAGGGCCAGATCACTCCAGCACAAGAGACTGAGGTCAACTACTCAACAGTGAACTTCAAACCCAAGACACCCAG GAGCCGCCCCCTTGGAGAGGTGACAGACGATGCCTCGGTGGTCTACAGCTCAGTGAACAG AAATGTTCGCTGTGGCGACGAGACGGAGGACCCCTCCTCTCTGTACAGCACAGTGGTGAAAACCCAGACACACTGA